From a single Myxocyprinus asiaticus isolate MX2 ecotype Aquarium Trade chromosome 47, UBuf_Myxa_2, whole genome shotgun sequence genomic region:
- the LOC127436445 gene encoding transcription factor ETV6-like isoform X3 has protein sequence MQPVFWSREDVSQWLRWAEHEFALRPISSASFQMNGKALLLLTKEDFRYRSPHSGDVLYELLQHILKQRKPHALSSTYFTAGSSHPLADMPLQQHKLEETVRRPLRGTDSLALQPPTIELRHRSRSPHHPTPLRLSGEHPRPTSAEDLQHASTQLPDSNHHLPDDMYPLSVSPAAPNGHCALPRDAPRPVSPCQDEAPPPRVIQLMPSAIMHPLLLSPGRGATPGDFRHSRATPQENGREGKGQHHNHVHYSSHALNLAGHQAGLQIPVQDDRQYRNQIIMPVSPPEEQGTPMGRIADCRLLWDYVYQLLSDSRYENYIRWEDRDTKVFRIMDPNGLARLWGNHKNRTNMTYEKMSRALRHYYKLNIIRKEPGQRLLFRFMKTPDEIMSGQTDRLEHLESDTDDQIYVKEEC, from the exons atgCAGCCGGTGTTCTGGAGCCGGGAGGACGTGTCGCAGTGGTTGCGGTGGGCGGAGCATGAGTTTGCGTTGCGGCCGATCTCCAGCGCCAGTTTCCAGATGAACGGCAAAGCTCTGCTGCTGCTCACCAAAGAAGACTTCAGATACCGATCTCCACACTCAG GAGATGTGCTTTATGAACTACTGCAGCACATATTAAAACAGAGGAAGCCGCACGCACTCTCGTCAACTTATTTCACTGCCGGATCCTCCCATCCACTTGCTGATATGCCACTGCAACAACACAAACTTGAAG AAACGGTACGCCGGCCACTGCGTGGTACAGACAGCCTGGCATTGCAGCCGCCCACCATTGAACTGCGTCACCGCTCGCGCTCGCCCCATCACCCCACGCCACTGCGCTTGTCCGGTGAACACCCTCGACCCACCTCGGCCGAAGACCTTCAGCACGCGTCCACCCAGCTACCTGACAGCAACCATCATCTCCCAGATGACATGTACCCACTATCTGTGTCGCCCGCAGCCCCAAACGGGCACTGCGCCCTTCCTCGCGACGCCCCACGACCCGTGAGCCCATGTCAGGACGAGGCGCCGCCGCCCCGCGTCATCCAGCTCATGCCCAGCGCTATCATGCACCCCCTGCTGCTGAGCCCGGGCAGAGGGGCGACCCCAGGCGACTTCAGGCACAGCCGGGCGACCCCTCAGGAAAACGGGCGAGAGGGCAAAGGTCAACACCACAACCATGTCCACTATTCCTCGCACGCCCTGAACCTCGCAGGACATCAGGCGGGTCTGCAGATCCCCGTACAGGACGATCGACAGTACCGCAACCAGATCATCATGCCCGTGTCGCCACCCGAGGAACAAGGCACGCCCATGGGCCGCATCGCTG ACTGCAGGTTGTTATGGGATTACGTCTATCAGCTGCTGTCTGACAGTCGCTATGAGAATTACATCCGCTGGGAAGACCGCGATACCAAAGTCTTCCGGATCATGGACCCCAACGGTCTGGCTCGCCTGTGGGGGAACCATAAG AACAGGACCAATATGACCTATGAGAAGATGTCGCGGGCGCTGAGACACTACTACAAACTCAACATCATCAGAAAAGAGCCGGGACAAAGACTGCTGTTCCG GTTTATGAAAACACCCGATGAGATCATGAGTGGACAGACGGACCGTTTGGAGCATCTGGAGTCGGACACAGATGATCAAATCTACGTGAAGGAGGAATGCTGA